The Akkermansia sp. N21116 genome includes a region encoding these proteins:
- a CDS encoding ankyrin repeat domain-containing protein produces METKKTTKHQILPLKDPYKLRFIRKYGNKIDSCDEENKTLLINIIECGCSTSKEFHDLFYALNHGWDINRQDVYGNTALDHAIDMGNLDILYILLKYNPSYFSLQKATKTILQNYSRDNIEYCKAMIHLIHILDGISKQQNPDLMKYAIEGSAYPMIIPLLKAGYSLPENMENHVPMYLYGHHEFERFFQFYANVNKWADEFDFAENSPLYVKDGILKSRPQYAQLLVPHFSRKYKIRIKRNNYTLSYMHAMATNSLVRINQ; encoded by the coding sequence ATGGAAACTAAAAAAACAACTAAACATCAAATACTTCCTTTAAAAGATCCATACAAATTACGATTCATCCGGAAATATGGAAATAAAATTGATTCATGTGATGAAGAAAACAAAACACTTCTGATCAATATTATTGAATGTGGATGTTCTACATCTAAGGAATTCCATGATTTATTCTATGCTCTCAATCATGGTTGGGATATTAATCGACAGGATGTTTATGGAAACACAGCTCTGGATCATGCAATAGACATGGGAAATCTGGACATCCTATACATTCTCTTGAAATACAATCCTTCGTATTTTTCTCTCCAAAAAGCAACAAAAACAATATTGCAAAATTATAGCAGAGATAATATTGAATATTGTAAAGCTATGATTCATCTAATTCATATCCTTGATGGCATATCAAAACAACAAAATCCAGACCTCATGAAATACGCTATTGAAGGATCGGCCTACCCAATGATCATACCCTTATTGAAAGCAGGGTATTCATTACCGGAAAATATGGAAAATCATGTTCCCATGTATTTATACGGCCATCATGAATTCGAGCGTTTCTTTCAATTCTATGCAAATGTTAATAAATGGGCGGATGAATTCGATTTTGCCGAAAACAGTCCTCTCTATGTAAAAGATGGAATATTAAAATCGCGACCCCAATATGCGCAATTATTAGTACCACATTTTTCTCGTAAATATAAAATACGAATCAAAAGAAATAACTATACATTGTCATACATGCATGCCATGGCAACAAATTCATTAGTCCGTATAAATCAATAA
- the glgP gene encoding alpha-glucan family phosphorylase, which translates to MATSFLPKLFEHPYEIDPKYAKSVAYFSMEFAIDNAFKIYSGGLGYLSGSHMRSAHDLRQNLVGVGILWSYGYYNQIRAEDGSMATQYVHKNYSFLEDHNIKFLIRVCGAPVWVKAYFLRPETFGSAPMFFLSTDLEENDEESRNISRRLYDANGFTRIAQYVLLGKGGARLFEELGVEPEIYHLNEAHGLAAAFHLLAKTKSVEEVRKHLVFTTHTPEEAGNEKMDINTMNTFSFFDGLSLDEVRSAIQLDGNDNTFNYTLSALRLSHKANGVSKLHGDVSIDMWKGYDNICPITSITNAQNQKYWQDHELAEAFHSRDKEAFRRRKRALKKDLFRIVGEQTGRVFDPNCLTIVWARRFAAYKRPELITGNPTCFERMLQRTNRPVQFIWAGKPYPTDHKAIEIFNNLNKLSAKYPRSAVLVGYEMGLSRVLKNGSDMWLNNPVVTREASGTSGMSAAMNGSVSISTFDGWICEFAKDGENSFVIPTAAPNLSPEARDRSDRDNFYNILEDKVLPTYYENNDAWMDIVFNAMNDIYPYFDADRMADEYYVKLYN; encoded by the coding sequence ATGGCAACTTCATTTCTCCCGAAACTGTTCGAACATCCCTACGAAATCGATCCGAAATACGCCAAAAGCGTTGCATACTTTTCCATGGAATTCGCAATCGACAACGCCTTCAAGATCTACTCAGGCGGTCTCGGCTATCTCTCCGGCTCCCATATGAGGAGTGCGCACGACCTGAGACAGAACCTCGTCGGCGTCGGCATCCTTTGGAGTTACGGCTACTATAATCAGATCCGTGCGGAAGACGGTTCCATGGCCACTCAGTACGTCCATAAAAACTACTCCTTCCTGGAAGATCACAACATCAAGTTCCTCATTCGCGTCTGCGGGGCGCCCGTCTGGGTCAAAGCCTATTTCCTGCGCCCGGAAACCTTCGGTTCCGCTCCGATGTTCTTCCTCTCCACGGATCTGGAAGAAAACGACGAAGAAAGCCGTAACATTTCCCGCCGCCTGTATGATGCCAACGGTTTCACCCGCATTGCGCAATATGTCCTGCTCGGCAAGGGTGGAGCCCGCCTCTTTGAAGAACTCGGCGTCGAACCCGAAATCTACCACCTTAACGAAGCTCACGGCCTGGCTGCCGCCTTCCACTTACTCGCCAAAACCAAGAGTGTGGAAGAAGTCCGCAAGCATCTTGTTTTCACCACTCATACTCCGGAAGAAGCCGGCAATGAAAAGATGGACATCAACACGATGAATACCTTTTCCTTCTTTGATGGCCTTTCTCTGGACGAAGTACGTTCTGCCATTCAGCTGGACGGCAACGACAACACCTTCAACTACACACTCTCGGCCTTGCGGCTCAGCCACAAAGCCAACGGAGTCTCCAAGCTACACGGCGATGTCTCCATCGACATGTGGAAGGGTTACGACAACATCTGTCCGATCACCTCAATCACTAATGCTCAGAACCAGAAATACTGGCAGGACCACGAACTTGCCGAAGCCTTCCACTCACGGGACAAGGAAGCCTTCCGGCGCCGTAAACGCGCTCTGAAAAAAGACCTCTTCCGCATCGTTGGCGAACAAACTGGTCGTGTCTTCGATCCGAACTGCCTCACCATCGTCTGGGCTCGCCGTTTCGCCGCCTATAAACGTCCCGAACTTATCACGGGCAATCCCACCTGTTTTGAGCGCATGCTGCAACGCACGAACCGCCCGGTTCAATTCATCTGGGCCGGCAAACCCTACCCCACCGATCATAAAGCTATTGAAATTTTCAACAACCTCAACAAGCTTTCCGCCAAATATCCCCGTTCCGCCGTCCTCGTCGGATACGAAATGGGATTGAGCCGCGTGCTGAAAAATGGCTCCGATATGTGGCTTAACAACCCCGTTGTCACTCGTGAAGCCTCTGGAACCTCCGGCATGTCCGCCGCCATGAACGGCAGCGTCTCTATCTCCACCTTCGACGGTTGGATCTGCGAGTTTGCCAAAGACGGAGAAAACAGCTTCGTCATCCCCACCGCAGCCCCCAACCTCTCCCCGGAAGCCCGCGACCGTTCCGACCGCGACAACTTCTACAACATCCTCGAAGACAAAGTCCTTCCTACCTATTACGAAAACAACGACGCATGGATGGACATCGTCTTCAATGCCATGAACGATATCTATCCCTATTTCGACGCAGATCGCATGGCCGACGAATACTACGTCAAACTCTACAATTAA
- a CDS encoding tetratricopeptide repeat protein has product MAALPVFADEAAGLEALSTLDPVSSSPAVLREAWKKAEAAGQLADSRRYCEQYVQALQSHADQGDAEAMVELGKLMYRGTPSYPRNLEQARAWFEKAAQAGQADSQYQLAFMYRNGLGGNKDEALSAKWYAESRKNMEARAAGGDGEAAFWVGIMHFKGEGTPEDKKLALQWMEKSAKLGFKMAAVLLARMYREGLGTERNEGEAFRWFLKAAEQGQGDAMMETALAYKNAIGVERDLAQARHWFSKAANLKNPYALRELAGMMRAGEGGEKDIPQARAYYIQAASYGEPLSAVEASRMLADDENASDDDVKKAREILFAAADRFRSPLGQYELGLFDWKHGDKESGVYWIRTAAMGGYAPAMARMGTLSLIPFSGVTWNPVAAWQWWDAAAQGGNAPARFRANWLLWGGGGFLLIAVGTFLIWMNRWINRKWAVEEK; this is encoded by the coding sequence ATGGCAGCCCTTCCTGTTTTTGCAGATGAAGCTGCCGGCCTGGAGGCGTTGTCGACGCTTGATCCGGTATCCTCTTCTCCTGCCGTGCTTCGGGAGGCCTGGAAGAAGGCGGAAGCTGCCGGCCAACTAGCAGATTCCCGCCGGTATTGTGAACAATACGTCCAGGCATTGCAGAGCCATGCGGATCAGGGCGATGCGGAAGCCATGGTCGAATTGGGAAAGTTGATGTACCGGGGGACTCCTTCATATCCTAGAAATTTGGAACAGGCCCGCGCCTGGTTTGAAAAGGCTGCCCAGGCCGGCCAGGCGGATTCCCAGTACCAGCTGGCCTTTATGTACCGGAATGGGCTGGGTGGAAACAAGGATGAGGCTTTGTCTGCCAAGTGGTATGCCGAATCCCGGAAGAATATGGAAGCTCGTGCTGCCGGAGGTGACGGAGAGGCGGCTTTCTGGGTCGGAATTATGCATTTCAAGGGTGAGGGGACGCCGGAAGATAAAAAACTGGCCCTGCAGTGGATGGAGAAGTCGGCAAAACTCGGGTTCAAAATGGCGGCCGTTTTGCTGGCCAGGATGTATCGTGAGGGCCTGGGGACGGAGCGGAATGAAGGGGAAGCTTTCAGGTGGTTTCTCAAGGCGGCGGAGCAGGGGCAGGGTGATGCCATGATGGAAACCGCCCTCGCTTACAAAAACGCGATTGGCGTGGAACGCGATCTCGCCCAGGCGCGTCATTGGTTTTCCAAGGCTGCCAATCTCAAAAACCCTTATGCCCTGCGCGAATTGGCCGGGATGATGAGGGCTGGCGAGGGGGGAGAAAAAGATATCCCCCAGGCGCGAGCCTACTATATCCAGGCTGCTTCTTATGGGGAACCTTTATCGGCTGTCGAAGCCTCCCGCATGCTGGCGGACGACGAGAATGCTAGTGACGATGATGTCAAAAAAGCTCGCGAAATTCTGTTTGCCGCAGCGGATCGTTTCCGTTCTCCGCTGGGGCAATATGAATTGGGGCTTTTTGATTGGAAACACGGCGACAAGGAATCCGGTGTGTATTGGATTCGTACGGCAGCCATGGGGGGCTATGCTCCTGCCATGGCTCGTATGGGTACCCTTTCCCTTATTCCCTTCAGCGGAGTGACGTGGAACCCCGTTGCCGCATGGCAGTGGTGGGATGCTGCCGCCCAAGGCGGGAATGCTCCTGCCCGGTTCCGGGCGAACTGGCTTCTATGGGGAGGCGGGGGATTTCTTCTGATAGCGGTGGGGACTTTCCTTATTTGGATGAACCGCTGGATCAACCGGAAATGGGCTGTCGAAGAGAAATGA
- the tyrS gene encoding tyrosine--tRNA ligase codes for MTIDEQLDFLMAGTAKVIGREELKERLSLGRPLRVKLGVDPTAPDIHLGHTVAIEKLRQFQQLGHQAILLIGDFTAMIGDPTGRSVTRPPLSREQVLANAETYTQQAFKILDRAKTEIVYNGDWFRKMSYDDVLKLNSRATMQQMLAREDFRARVDSGKEVRLHELQYPLMQGWDSVMIQADVELGGTDQLFNILVGRDLQKEEGLLPQIAMTLPLLEGLDGVRKMSKSYGNYVGVDEAAETMFGKMMSVSDELMDRYYTVLLGEHRDASLHPMEAKKLLAWKIVARYHSPEAADAARNDWETRFSKRDLAAAELPELSLAALPAGLNAIGLVAYVFQTSFNVQKSNGVLRKEHFIPGAIQVNDEKVTDPNATLELKEGDILRLSKKHAVRFIG; via the coding sequence ATGACCATTGATGAACAATTGGATTTCCTGATGGCCGGCACCGCCAAGGTGATCGGAAGGGAAGAATTGAAGGAACGCCTCTCTCTGGGGCGCCCTCTGAGAGTAAAACTGGGCGTTGATCCGACGGCTCCGGACATCCACCTCGGCCATACGGTGGCAATTGAAAAGCTCCGCCAGTTCCAGCAACTGGGCCACCAGGCCATCCTGTTGATCGGCGACTTTACGGCGATGATCGGCGATCCTACAGGACGATCCGTAACCCGCCCCCCCCTGAGTCGCGAACAGGTTCTCGCCAATGCGGAAACCTATACCCAGCAGGCTTTTAAGATTCTCGATCGCGCCAAGACCGAAATCGTGTACAACGGCGACTGGTTCCGCAAGATGAGCTACGATGATGTTCTCAAGCTGAATTCCCGTGCAACCATGCAGCAAATGCTGGCCCGGGAAGACTTTCGCGCCCGCGTGGATAGCGGCAAGGAAGTACGGTTGCATGAATTGCAGTATCCCCTGATGCAGGGTTGGGACTCCGTCATGATCCAGGCCGATGTCGAGTTGGGTGGCACCGACCAGTTGTTCAATATTCTCGTCGGCCGCGACCTGCAGAAGGAAGAAGGCTTGCTGCCCCAGATCGCCATGACTCTTCCCTTGCTGGAAGGCCTTGACGGCGTTCGCAAAATGTCCAAATCCTATGGCAATTACGTTGGCGTTGACGAAGCCGCTGAAACCATGTTCGGCAAGATGATGAGCGTCAGCGATGAACTGATGGATCGCTATTATACCGTCCTCCTTGGCGAGCACCGCGATGCTTCCTTGCACCCTATGGAAGCCAAGAAGCTTCTCGCCTGGAAGATCGTTGCCCGTTACCACTCCCCAGAGGCAGCGGATGCCGCACGCAACGACTGGGAAACACGCTTTTCCAAGCGAGATCTTGCCGCTGCTGAACTGCCGGAACTTTCACTCGCCGCTCTTCCTGCCGGATTGAATGCCATCGGGCTCGTAGCTTACGTCTTCCAGACGTCCTTCAACGTGCAGAAGTCCAACGGTGTCCTCCGCAAAGAACACTTCATACCCGGAGCCATTCAAGTGAACGATGAAAAGGTCACCGACCCGAATGCCACTCTTGAGCTGAAGGAAGGCGATATCCTCCGTCTCAGCAAAAAACACGCTGTACGCTTCATCGGCTGA
- a CDS encoding SEL1-like repeat protein: MIKAAHQGNAQAQYDVAVGYQSGKGGSELNIDKAIYWYSKSADQNYPDACTTLGECYLKGIGVEKNPQKARELYLKAAEQNDSLAMCNLGILYYQGIFEKVNPQEAAKWFEQAAKLGHPDAQFAFAALLESGEDGIEQDQPRAFELFQKAADQGHIQAQFHLATCYASGSGTSQDNEMAFRWYKKAADQGFSEAEYMTGVFYLAGKGVENNPQLALEYLTKAAAQDMKKHRKHSIKSVKKKQRTLINHLQPKIHRNNKLCTKKINFTPLRPRTISVPFPESMNRTQPSPCNRGIGLRPESIEASSLAESQKNKSSP, encoded by the coding sequence ATGATAAAAGCCGCACACCAGGGTAATGCTCAGGCGCAGTATGATGTGGCAGTCGGTTATCAATCTGGAAAAGGGGGAAGTGAACTCAATATCGACAAGGCAATTTACTGGTATTCCAAGTCTGCAGATCAAAATTATCCTGACGCATGCACAACTTTAGGAGAATGTTATCTGAAGGGAATCGGAGTCGAAAAAAATCCACAAAAAGCACGCGAATTGTATCTCAAGGCTGCCGAACAAAACGACTCTCTCGCCATGTGCAATCTAGGAATTCTCTACTATCAAGGAATCTTCGAAAAAGTAAACCCGCAAGAAGCCGCCAAATGGTTTGAACAAGCCGCAAAACTTGGACACCCCGATGCCCAATTTGCCTTCGCCGCTCTACTGGAATCCGGAGAAGACGGTATCGAACAAGACCAGCCCCGAGCTTTCGAATTGTTTCAGAAAGCTGCAGATCAGGGCCATATCCAGGCTCAATTCCACCTGGCTACCTGCTATGCTTCGGGAAGCGGTACTTCGCAAGACAACGAAATGGCTTTTCGTTGGTATAAGAAGGCCGCAGATCAAGGATTCAGTGAAGCAGAATATATGACGGGAGTCTTCTACCTCGCAGGAAAGGGTGTAGAAAACAACCCTCAACTCGCCTTGGAGTACCTCACCAAAGCAGCTGCCCAGGACATGAAAAAGCACAGGAAACACTCGATAAAATCCGTGAAGAAGAAGCAGCGAACTCTGATCAACCATCTGCAACCCAAGATTCACCGGAACAACAAACTATGCACAAAGAAGATTAACTTCACCCCTCTTCGTCCACGCACAATATCCGTGCCATTCCCCGAATCAATGAATCGGACGCAACCGAGCCCTTGCAACAGGGGAATCGGGTTGCGTCCGGAAAGTATTGAGGCTAGCTCGCTCGCAGAAAGCCAGAAGAACAAGAGCTCCCCCTAG
- a CDS encoding small basic protein: MSKHSSLKATGTVGGKRSVLKRFERVKLMKERGQWKKGQSPIGLPKTKHED, translated from the coding sequence ATGTCCAAGCATTCCAGTCTCAAAGCTACCGGCACTGTGGGCGGCAAGCGCTCCGTTCTCAAAAGATTTGAACGCGTTAAACTGATGAAGGAACGCGGTCAGTGGAAGAAGGGGCAGAGCCCCATCGGTCTCCCCAAGACCAAACACGAAGACTGA
- a CDS encoding pseudouridine synthase, which yields MNEAVGASDDNAGKIRLNKFLASCGVDSRRAADQLIVEGRVEVNGQVVETPGIRVSSEDFVKLDGHHMVPKEHSVVLLNKPRGFVCSREAQGAEGTVYDLLPPKLRHLNYVGRLDADSEGLLIMTNDGELVQQLSHPSEGVEKEYWVTLDQNFDNSVLMQLLKGVRIAEGQAKAKYVCRASARRAYIVLEQGLKRQIRQMFACLGLRVRKLVRVRIGSLWGGDLEPGSWKFMDPAEVALASVNPKRPRKYLGAKELAAYKGTSRKQGAGAPFTFRASETNDGDENYEFNPADFEGVDLDEDTYELSPEMKTRFSDQEIPERKPRNNSFEGRSDRPFARRESSFGGRREGGFGERREGGFRGNREGGFGGRREGGFGERREGGFRGNREGGFGGRREGGFGERREGGFRGNREGGFGGRREGGFGERREGGFRGNREGGFGGRREGGFGERREGGFRGNREGGFGGRREGGFGERREGGFRGNREGGFGGRREGGFGERREGGFRGNREGGFGGRREGGFGERREGGFRGNREGGFGGRREGGFGERREGGFRGNRDGGFRGSRGGDR from the coding sequence ATGAATGAGGCCGTAGGTGCCTCTGATGACAATGCCGGTAAAATCAGATTGAATAAGTTTCTGGCATCATGCGGAGTTGATTCCCGCCGTGCAGCGGATCAGCTGATCGTAGAAGGTAGAGTGGAAGTGAATGGCCAGGTTGTTGAAACGCCCGGCATAAGGGTTTCCTCCGAAGATTTTGTAAAACTGGACGGACACCACATGGTTCCCAAAGAACATTCCGTTGTCCTGCTCAACAAGCCGCGTGGTTTTGTATGCAGCCGCGAGGCTCAGGGGGCGGAAGGTACGGTTTATGATCTCCTGCCTCCCAAGTTGCGCCACTTGAACTATGTGGGACGCCTTGACGCCGATTCGGAAGGCTTGCTTATCATGACTAATGATGGAGAACTCGTCCAGCAATTGAGCCATCCCTCCGAAGGAGTGGAAAAGGAATACTGGGTGACTTTGGATCAGAACTTTGACAACAGTGTGCTGATGCAGTTGCTGAAGGGCGTTCGCATTGCGGAAGGCCAGGCCAAGGCCAAGTATGTCTGCCGTGCATCTGCACGCCGGGCATATATTGTCCTGGAACAGGGATTGAAGAGACAGATCCGCCAGATGTTCGCCTGCCTGGGATTGCGTGTCAGGAAACTGGTACGCGTGCGTATCGGTTCCCTCTGGGGAGGAGATTTGGAACCGGGAAGTTGGAAATTCATGGATCCGGCAGAAGTGGCTCTTGCCTCAGTCAATCCCAAGCGTCCTCGCAAATATTTGGGTGCAAAGGAATTGGCCGCTTATAAGGGAACATCCCGCAAACAGGGTGCTGGGGCTCCCTTTACGTTCCGTGCTTCGGAAACCAATGATGGCGACGAAAACTACGAATTTAATCCGGCAGACTTTGAAGGAGTTGATCTGGACGAGGATACGTATGAATTGTCTCCGGAAATGAAGACGAGATTCTCCGATCAGGAAATTCCGGAACGGAAACCTAGAAATAATTCTTTTGAAGGACGTTCGGACAGGCCTTTTGCTCGCCGCGAAAGTAGCTTTGGAGGCCGTCGTGAAGGAGGCTTTGGAGAACGCCGTGAAGGCGGATTCCGTGGCAACCGCGAAGGAGGCTTTGGAGGCCGTCGCGAAGGAGGTTTCGGGGAACGCCGTGAAGGCGGGTTCCGTGGCAACCGCGAAGGTGGCTTTGGAGGTCGTCGCGAAGGAGGTTTCGGAGAACGCCGTGAAGGCGGGTTCCGTGGCAACCGCGAGGGAGGCTTTGGAGGCCGTCGCGAAGGAGGTTTCGGAGAACGCCGTGAAGGCGGGTTCCGTGGCAACCGCGAGGGAGGCTTTGGAGGCCGTCGCGAAGGAGGTTTCGGAGAACGCCGTGAAGGCGGGTTCCGTGGTAACCGCGAAGGTGGTTTTGGAGGCCGTCGCGAAGGAGGTTTCGGAGAACGCCGTGAAGGCGGGTTCCGTGGCAACCGCGAAGGTGGTTTTGGAGGCCGTCGCGAAGGAGGTTTCGGAGAACGCCGTGAAGGCGGGTTCCGTGGCAACCGCGAAGGAGGCTTTGGAGGCCGTCGCGAAGGAGGTTTCGGGGAACGCCGTGAAGGCGGATTCCGTGGCAACCGCGAAGGAGGCTTTGGAGGCCGTCGCGAAGGAGGTTTCGGGGAACGCCGTGAAGGCGGATTCCGTGGCAACCGTGATGGTGGCTTCCGTGGCAGTCGTGGTGGAGACCGTTGA
- the tdh gene encoding L-threonine 3-dehydrogenase codes for MKALVKTQAAPGLELIDIPMPEVGPNDVLIRIYKTAICGTDLHIWKWDSWAQRTIPVGMQVGHEFCGIIEKVGSAVKSYKPGEIVSGEGHIVCGTCRNCKAGRRHLCPNTQGVGVNRPGCFAEYLSIPQENVYRIPAEIPMEIASIFDPLGNAVHTALSWDLVGEDVLITGAGLIGSLAAAVCKHAGAKNIVVTDVNDYRLEIALRLGATRAINVTREKVTDVWRNELDMEEGFDVGLEMSGNPSGLNDILDNACNGAKVSLLGIMPDQVAVSWDKIIFKGLMLKGIYGREMFETWHKMSKMVRGGMDISPIITHRIPYTDFAKGFEAMASGNSGKVVMDWIL; via the coding sequence ATGAAAGCACTGGTGAAAACTCAAGCTGCACCGGGCTTGGAATTGATTGACATTCCCATGCCCGAAGTTGGACCGAACGATGTTTTGATTCGCATTTACAAGACCGCCATTTGCGGTACCGATCTCCACATTTGGAAGTGGGATTCCTGGGCTCAAAGGACGATTCCGGTTGGGATGCAGGTCGGACATGAATTCTGCGGAATCATCGAAAAAGTAGGCAGTGCCGTGAAGAGTTACAAGCCCGGGGAAATCGTTTCCGGCGAAGGCCATATCGTTTGCGGAACATGCCGCAATTGCAAGGCCGGACGCCGCCATTTGTGCCCCAACACCCAAGGGGTAGGCGTGAACCGTCCCGGTTGTTTTGCCGAATATCTCAGCATTCCTCAGGAAAACGTGTATCGTATTCCCGCGGAAATCCCGATGGAAATTGCTTCGATTTTCGATCCTCTTGGCAATGCCGTTCATACGGCCCTGTCATGGGATCTCGTCGGGGAAGACGTTCTGATTACAGGGGCAGGCCTGATCGGTAGCTTGGCTGCTGCAGTTTGCAAGCATGCCGGTGCCAAGAACATTGTCGTCACCGACGTCAATGACTACCGCTTGGAGATTGCTCTCCGCCTGGGGGCGACGCGCGCTATCAATGTAACTCGCGAAAAAGTAACCGATGTCTGGCGCAATGAGCTGGATATGGAAGAAGGTTTCGATGTCGGGTTGGAAATGAGCGGCAATCCCTCCGGATTGAACGATATTCTGGATAATGCTTGTAACGGCGCCAAGGTGTCTCTGCTTGGCATTATGCCCGACCAGGTTGCCGTCAGTTGGGATAAAATAATCTTCAAGGGATTGATGCTGAAAGGGATTTATGGCCGTGAAATGTTTGAAACCTGGCACAAGATGAGCAAGATGGTTCGCGGCGGCATGGATATCAGCCCGATTATCACTCACCGTATCCCGTATACGGACTTTGCCAAAGGCTTCGAAGCAATGGCTTCCGGCAATTCCGGCAAGGTCGTTATGGACTGGATTCTATAA